The Sphingopyxis fribergensis genome contains a region encoding:
- the pdxH gene encoding pyridoxamine 5'-phosphate oxidase produces MTTDPFALFDSWFAEARASEPNDANAMALATTTPNGHPSLRMVLLKGHGPDGFVFYTNLDSRKGGELAANPQVALLFHWKSLRRQIRIEGAVTPVDDATADAYFATRSRDSQLGAWASDQSRPLADRETFEARFEEMQARFDGQDVPRPPRWSGWRVNPSAIEFWQDRAHRLHERTQFRRAGDGWTRGLLYP; encoded by the coding sequence ATGACGACCGATCCCTTTGCCCTGTTCGATAGCTGGTTCGCCGAAGCGCGGGCGAGCGAGCCCAATGACGCCAATGCGATGGCGCTGGCGACGACGACGCCGAATGGCCATCCGTCGCTGCGCATGGTCTTGCTCAAGGGGCACGGACCCGACGGCTTTGTTTTCTATACCAATCTCGACAGCCGCAAGGGCGGCGAATTGGCGGCGAACCCGCAAGTCGCGCTGCTCTTTCACTGGAAATCGCTGCGGCGGCAGATTCGTATCGAAGGCGCAGTGACGCCGGTAGACGATGCGACCGCCGACGCCTATTTCGCAACGCGCAGCCGCGACAGCCAGCTGGGAGCATGGGCGAGCGACCAGTCGCGGCCGCTCGCCGACCGCGAGACGTTCGAGGCGCGCTTTGAAGAAATGCAGGCGCGATTCGACGGTCAGGACGTGCCGCGTCCGCCGCGCTGGTCGGGCTGGCGCGTTAATCCTTCGGCTATCGAGTTCTGGCAGGACCGTGCACACCGGCTGCACGAGCGCACCCAGTTCCGCCGCGCCGGCGATGGTTGGACGAGAGGATTGCTGTACCCATGA
- a CDS encoding DnaJ C-terminal domain-containing protein: MADPYSTLNVAKSASEAEIKSAYRKLAKELHPDKNKDNPNASEKFSDVTKAYDILSDKTKRAQYDRGEIDGEGNPAMPFGYGGGGGFRGDQRTGPGGFSGFGNESADFGDIFEGLFGRGGGSGGGPFGGFGGRSSPPPKGANVAYRLSVSFIDAATQAPQRIALADGATIDLKLPAGVETGTQMRLAGKGQAGPGGTGDGIVTITVKDHPFYVREGANIRLDLPVTLNEAVKGAKIKVPTVDGPVMLSIPAGSSSGKVMRLKGKGFSQKSGGRGDQLVRLMVDLPADDEALVKLLSEWNDPRDVRADLGV; encoded by the coding sequence ATGGCCGATCCCTATTCCACCCTGAATGTTGCGAAGAGTGCAAGCGAAGCGGAAATCAAGTCCGCATACCGCAAGCTCGCCAAGGAATTGCACCCCGACAAGAACAAGGACAATCCGAACGCGTCGGAGAAATTCTCCGACGTGACCAAGGCGTATGACATCCTTTCCGACAAGACCAAGCGCGCGCAATATGACCGCGGCGAAATCGACGGCGAGGGCAATCCCGCCATGCCGTTCGGCTATGGCGGTGGCGGCGGTTTCCGCGGCGATCAGCGCACGGGGCCCGGCGGCTTCAGCGGTTTCGGCAACGAGAGCGCCGATTTTGGCGATATTTTCGAAGGACTGTTCGGCCGCGGCGGCGGTTCGGGCGGCGGACCCTTCGGCGGCTTCGGCGGGCGCAGCTCGCCGCCGCCCAAGGGCGCCAATGTCGCCTACCGCCTGTCGGTCAGCTTCATCGACGCCGCGACGCAGGCACCGCAGCGCATCGCGCTCGCCGATGGCGCGACGATCGATCTCAAACTGCCCGCCGGGGTCGAGACCGGCACCCAGATGCGCCTAGCCGGGAAGGGGCAGGCGGGTCCGGGCGGCACGGGCGACGGCATCGTGACGATCACGGTCAAGGATCATCCCTTTTACGTCCGCGAGGGCGCCAATATCCGCCTCGACTTGCCGGTGACGCTGAACGAAGCGGTCAAGGGCGCGAAGATCAAGGTACCGACCGTCGACGGCCCGGTGATGCTGTCGATCCCTGCCGGCTCCTCGTCGGGCAAGGTGATGCGCCTCAAGGGCAAGGGCTTCAGCCAGAAAAGCGGCGGCCGCGGCGACCAGTTGGTGCGCCTGATGGTCGACCTGCCCGCCGACGACGAGGCGCTGGTGAAGCTGCTCAGCGAATGGAACGATCCGCGCGACGTGCGGGCGGATCTGGGCGTGTGA
- a CDS encoding YihY/virulence factor BrkB family protein has product MAEAKDQKIVAALEREVADEVGKEFLAEGHSPHSPEARAERAKRVKLRTRAEGLIERGREQLAPGTRAYHIVRRVVVGTYTDGFIHAGNLAYLALIALFPFFILLAAALSLFGGSVGGERAVEAVFSTMPPTVAKALSGPIREVMTARTGIFLWLGALVALWTVGSLIETVRDILRRAYGTHFSKGFFHYRLLSIGIITGAVVLMLLSFSMQVLIVGIEQFVTRFLPEQYQAWGVVLISRSVSGAGLFLAIYMLFYSLTPSKYRQLKCPKWPGALFTTLWWIGVTLALPPLLASLLSYDATYGSLAGVMVALFFFYLVGLGMVMGAELNAALVEVEDLGHDAIGRVDDVNTGDKK; this is encoded by the coding sequence GTGGCTGAAGCCAAGGACCAGAAAATCGTTGCCGCGCTCGAGCGCGAGGTCGCCGACGAGGTCGGCAAGGAGTTTCTGGCCGAGGGCCATTCGCCGCATTCGCCCGAAGCGCGCGCCGAGCGCGCCAAGCGCGTCAAGCTGCGCACCCGCGCCGAGGGGCTTATCGAGCGCGGGCGCGAGCAGCTAGCCCCCGGTACGCGCGCCTATCATATCGTTCGCCGCGTCGTCGTCGGCACCTATACCGACGGGTTCATCCACGCCGGCAATCTCGCCTATCTCGCGCTGATCGCGCTCTTCCCCTTTTTCATCCTGCTCGCCGCCGCGCTCAGCCTGTTCGGGGGAAGCGTCGGCGGCGAACGCGCGGTCGAGGCTGTGTTCTCGACGATGCCGCCGACGGTCGCGAAGGCGCTGTCAGGCCCTATTCGCGAAGTGATGACGGCGCGCACCGGCATCTTCCTGTGGCTCGGGGCGCTCGTCGCGCTGTGGACGGTCGGCAGCCTGATCGAAACGGTGCGCGATATTTTACGCCGCGCCTATGGCACGCATTTCAGCAAGGGCTTCTTTCATTACCGCCTGCTGTCGATCGGCATCATTACCGGCGCGGTCGTGCTGATGCTGCTGTCGTTCAGCATGCAGGTGCTGATCGTCGGCATCGAACAATTCGTCACCCGCTTCCTGCCCGAACAATATCAGGCGTGGGGCGTCGTCCTGATCTCGCGAAGCGTGTCGGGTGCCGGGCTGTTCCTTGCGATCTACATGCTCTTTTACAGCCTGACGCCGTCGAAATACCGCCAGCTTAAATGCCCGAAATGGCCGGGCGCCTTGTTCACGACGCTCTGGTGGATCGGCGTGACGCTGGCGCTGCCGCCCTTGCTCGCCAGCCTGCTCAGCTATGATGCGACCTATGGCAGCCTCGCGGGCGTGATGGTCGCGCTCTTCTTTTTCTATCTCGTCGGATTGGGTATGGTGATGGGCGCCGAACTCAATGCTGCCTTGGTAGAGGTTGAGGATTTGGGCCACGACGCTATTGGGCGCGTCGACGATGTGAATACCGGAGACAAAAAATGA
- the fabI gene encoding enoyl-ACP reductase FabI codes for MTGLMTGKRGLIMGLANDKSLAWGIAKALHAHGAELAISYQGDVMLKRVKPLADELGCDFLIDCDVSDMDNLDAAFATLSSRWPTIDFVVHAIGYTNKEALRGHYADVTLDDFLMTMNISVYSFTAVAKRAASMMTPFDAETGKGGGSLLTLSYYGAEKVIPHYNVMGVAKSALETSVKYLANDYGPQGVRVNAISAGPIKTLAASGIGDFRLILKWNEHNAPLRRNVTIDDVGGSALYLLSDLASGVTGETHHVDAGYHTVGMKQEDAPDISLV; via the coding sequence ATGACGGGTCTGATGACAGGCAAGCGCGGGTTGATCATGGGCCTTGCGAACGACAAATCGCTTGCCTGGGGCATTGCCAAGGCGCTGCACGCGCACGGCGCAGAATTGGCGATTTCGTATCAGGGCGACGTGATGCTGAAGCGCGTCAAGCCGCTGGCCGACGAGCTTGGCTGCGATTTCCTGATCGATTGCGACGTGTCCGACATGGACAATCTCGACGCGGCTTTTGCGACGCTCTCGTCGCGCTGGCCGACGATCGACTTCGTCGTCCACGCGATCGGCTATACCAACAAGGAGGCGCTGCGCGGCCATTATGCCGACGTCACGCTCGACGACTTCCTGATGACGATGAACATCAGCGTCTACAGCTTCACCGCAGTCGCCAAGCGCGCGGCGTCGATGATGACGCCGTTCGACGCCGAGACGGGCAAGGGCGGCGGCTCGCTGCTCACGCTCAGCTATTATGGCGCCGAAAAGGTGATCCCGCATTACAACGTCATGGGCGTTGCGAAATCGGCGCTTGAAACCAGCGTCAAATATCTCGCCAACGACTACGGCCCGCAGGGCGTCCGCGTGAACGCGATCTCGGCGGGGCCGATCAAGACGCTCGCCGCCTCGGGCATCGGCGATTTTCGCCTGATCCTGAAATGGAACGAACATAACGCCCCGCTGCGCCGCAACGTCACGATCGACGATGTCGGCGGCTCGGCGCTCTACCTGCTTAGCGATCTGGCGAGCGGCGTGACCGGCGAGACGCACCATGTCGACGCGGGCTATCACACGGTCGGCATGAAACAGGAAGATGCCCCGGACATCTCGCTGGTTTAA
- a CDS encoding endonuclease domain-containing protein → MSKSRFTTDDGTLDRARRLRRDATPAEKKLWSTLRAGGIAGFKFRRQQRIGPFVVDFACQSARLVIEVVGDSHAQQIDYDARRTQFLAEEGYRVLRFTNSDVLDNLEGVCRAIELALASRPSPSHPAVPGGPLPLPQGERGL, encoded by the coding sequence ATGAGTAAGAGCCGCTTCACGACAGATGATGGCACACTCGACCGCGCGCGCCGCCTGCGCCGCGACGCCACTCCCGCCGAGAAGAAGCTCTGGTCGACCCTGCGCGCTGGCGGCATCGCCGGTTTCAAATTTCGACGCCAGCAACGCATCGGCCCCTTCGTTGTAGACTTTGCCTGTCAATCGGCGCGGCTGGTGATAGAGGTCGTTGGCGATAGCCACGCGCAGCAAATCGACTATGACGCGCGGCGTACGCAATTTTTGGCGGAAGAGGGATATCGGGTGCTGCGCTTCACCAATTCGGACGTGTTGGACAATCTGGAAGGCGTTTGCCGGGCAATCGAGCTTGCTCTCGCCAGCAGACCCTCACCCTCCCACCCGGCTGTGCCGGGCGGGCCCCTCCCTCTCCCCCAAGGGGAGAGGGGTTTATGA
- the aroC gene encoding chorismate synthase produces MSFNSFGRVLRFTTWGESHGPALGAVVDGCPPRLSLSEADIQPFLDKRRPGQSRHTTQRQEPDQVRILSGVFEGKTTGTPISLMIENVDQRSKDYGEIAQAYRPGHADYAYDAKYGIRDYRGGGRSSARETAARVAAGGVARLVIPEVQIHAWVAEIGGDAIDPANFDLEEIDRNPFFCPDPAAAQRWEGLMDAARKAGSSLGAVIECAASGVPAGWGAPIYAKLDSDLAAAMMGINAVKGVEIGAGFHAARLRGEENADPMRPATDGSNRPDFLSNNAGGIAGGISTGQPVVVRVAFKPTSSILTPVPTVNKAGEATDIVTKGRHDPCVGIRGAPVVEAMMALVLADHKLLHRAQCA; encoded by the coding sequence ATGAGTTTCAACAGCTTCGGACGCGTTCTTCGCTTCACGACATGGGGGGAGAGCCACGGCCCCGCGCTCGGCGCGGTCGTCGACGGCTGCCCGCCGCGGCTGTCGCTGTCCGAAGCCGATATCCAGCCGTTCCTCGACAAGCGCCGCCCCGGCCAGTCGCGCCACACGACGCAGCGGCAGGAGCCCGATCAGGTGCGCATTCTGTCGGGGGTGTTCGAGGGCAAGACGACGGGCACGCCGATCAGCCTGATGATCGAGAATGTCGACCAGCGCTCGAAGGACTATGGTGAGATCGCGCAGGCCTATCGCCCCGGCCACGCCGATTATGCCTATGACGCCAAATATGGCATCCGCGACTATCGCGGCGGCGGCCGATCCAGCGCGCGCGAAACCGCGGCGCGCGTCGCGGCGGGCGGCGTCGCGCGGCTGGTGATTCCCGAGGTGCAAATCCACGCCTGGGTCGCCGAAATCGGCGGTGACGCGATCGACCCCGCGAATTTCGACCTCGAAGAAATCGACCGCAATCCGTTTTTCTGTCCCGATCCTGCCGCGGCGCAGCGCTGGGAAGGGCTGATGGATGCCGCGCGCAAGGCGGGCAGCTCGCTGGGCGCCGTGATCGAATGCGCCGCCAGCGGCGTTCCCGCCGGATGGGGCGCGCCGATCTACGCCAAGCTCGACAGCGACCTTGCCGCCGCGATGATGGGGATCAACGCGGTGAAGGGCGTCGAGATCGGTGCGGGTTTTCACGCGGCGCGCCTCCGCGGTGAGGAAAATGCCGACCCGATGCGTCCTGCGACCGACGGCAGCAACCGTCCCGATTTCCTGTCGAACAACGCCGGCGGTATCGCGGGCGGCATCTCGACCGGCCAGCCCGTCGTCGTCCGCGTCGCGTTCAAGCCGACGAGCTCGATCCTGACCCCCGTGCCGACGGTGAACAAGGCCGGCGAGGCGACCGACATCGTCACCAAGGGCCGCCACGACCCGTGCGTCGGCATCCGCGGCGCGCCGGTGGTCGAGGCGATGATGGCACTCGTCCTCGCCGATCACAAATTGCTCCACCGCGCGCAGTGCGCCTAA
- a CDS encoding dicarboxylate/amino acid:cation symporter, whose product MGHRLTLYILIGMILGVITGYLVRVYVPADSEAFTYWLRSFSTLSTIFLNLIKLVVAPLILGTLIAGIAHMGDSSALGRIGTRAIAWFIIASLISISLGLIMVNFFEPGAGLNLTVGAHSIAEVGEVKKLDLFEFIEHIFPKNIFQAMADNNVLQILVFALFAGVGLTAIGDKGKPLVRGAEALAELMLQITGYVMRLAPIAVFGALAGVVAKYGLGILGTYAELVTEFYLSLVVLWVILLAAGAIFLGRRIFALIRYIRQPLLIAFSTASSEAAMPKLFEQLDRFGVPRRISGFVLPLGYSFNLDGSMMYASFATLFIAQAYGIELSITQQILILLTLMVSSKGIAAVPRASLVVITATLAMFDLPVEGVALIFAIDQFLDMGRTATNVVGNAVATSVITKWEGMLEAPEPPDLERPHAPAHTPHHGTRGLDLRDDIAEGENKPAAG is encoded by the coding sequence ATGGGCCATCGCCTGACTTTGTATATTCTGATCGGGATGATCCTCGGCGTCATCACCGGCTATCTGGTGCGGGTCTATGTCCCCGCCGACAGCGAGGCCTTTACATATTGGCTGCGCAGTTTCAGCACGCTTTCGACGATCTTCCTCAACCTGATCAAGCTGGTCGTCGCGCCGCTGATTCTGGGTACGTTGATCGCCGGCATCGCGCATATGGGCGACAGCTCGGCGCTCGGCCGCATCGGCACGCGCGCGATCGCCTGGTTCATTATCGCCAGCCTGATTTCGATCAGCCTCGGCCTGATCATGGTCAATTTCTTTGAACCCGGCGCAGGGCTGAACCTAACCGTCGGCGCGCATTCAATCGCCGAGGTCGGTGAGGTCAAGAAACTCGACCTGTTCGAGTTCATCGAGCATATCTTCCCGAAGAATATCTTCCAAGCGATGGCGGACAATAATGTCCTTCAAATCCTCGTCTTCGCACTGTTCGCGGGCGTCGGCCTGACCGCCATCGGTGACAAGGGGAAACCGCTGGTGCGCGGCGCCGAGGCGCTCGCCGAACTGATGCTGCAAATCACCGGCTATGTAATGCGCCTCGCGCCGATCGCGGTGTTCGGCGCGCTCGCTGGCGTCGTCGCCAAATACGGCCTCGGCATCCTCGGCACCTATGCGGAACTGGTCACCGAATTCTATCTCTCGCTCGTCGTGTTGTGGGTCATCCTGCTCGCCGCGGGCGCGATCTTCCTTGGCCGCCGGATATTCGCGCTGATCCGCTATATCCGCCAGCCGCTGCTGATCGCCTTTTCGACCGCCTCGTCGGAGGCCGCGATGCCGAAGCTGTTCGAACAGCTCGACCGTTTCGGGGTGCCGCGCCGCATTTCGGGCTTCGTGCTGCCGCTGGGTTACAGCTTCAACCTCGACGGGTCGATGATGTATGCGAGCTTCGCGACGCTCTTCATCGCGCAGGCCTATGGCATCGAGCTGTCGATCACGCAGCAGATCCTGATCCTGCTGACGCTGATGGTGTCGTCGAAGGGCATCGCCGCGGTGCCGCGCGCCAGCCTTGTCGTCATCACCGCGACGCTCGCGATGTTCGACTTGCCGGTCGAGGGTGTCGCGCTGATCTTTGCGATCGACCAGTTCCTCGACATGGGCCGCACCGCGACGAACGTCGTCGGTAATGCGGTTGCGACGAGCGTGATTACCAAGTGGGAGGGCATGCTCGAAGCGCCCGAACCCCCCGACCTCGAACGGCCGCACGCGCCGGCGCATACGCCGCATCATGGAACCCGCGGGCTCGATCTTCGTGATGACATAGCGGAGGGTGAAAACAAGCCAGCGGCCGGGTAG
- a CDS encoding dicarboxylate/amino acid:cation symporter, which produces MAEAAAIDDAGRDEARARRLRWRMLIGFLAGLVIGLAVHYGAPGAAWVDTVTTYVTGPLGQIFLRLLFMLVIPLLVSALIVGVAEMGEMRALKSVGLRTLVYTIAVSTISVVISLAVVNLLQPGAGVDPALARSLMAEGAAGAQAIAERAGESKSGMDAVVAIVPDNIFAAMGANDVLAVMFFALFFGIGLMLVNTPRTETLKTAIEGVFEVVMKLIGLVIQLAPIAVFCFMFNLAAQFGWDLIIRLSAFVGVVLLALALQMFIVFPILLKMLAGKSPVLFFRQTQEAFVMAFATASSNATLPTALRVAHDQLRLPDKVARFVLTIGATANQNGTAMFEGVTVIFLAQFFGIDLTLQQQIVVMLVCILGGIGTAGVPAGSLPVIALILASVGVPPEGIGLILGVDRFLDMCRTTLNVIGDLVAATVVSAGVKEGSATGAAPPT; this is translated from the coding sequence ATGGCCGAAGCGGCAGCAATCGACGACGCCGGACGCGACGAAGCGCGCGCTCGGCGGCTGCGCTGGCGCATGCTGATCGGCTTTCTCGCGGGCCTCGTCATCGGGCTGGCGGTCCATTATGGCGCGCCGGGCGCGGCTTGGGTCGACACGGTCACCACCTACGTGACCGGGCCGCTGGGGCAGATATTCCTCCGCCTGCTGTTCATGCTCGTCATTCCGCTGCTCGTCTCGGCGCTGATCGTCGGGGTCGCCGAAATGGGCGAGATGCGCGCGCTGAAATCGGTCGGCCTGCGCACACTCGTCTATACCATCGCCGTATCGACGATTTCGGTCGTCATCAGCCTGGCCGTCGTCAACCTGCTCCAGCCGGGCGCGGGGGTCGATCCCGCGCTCGCGCGCTCGCTGATGGCAGAGGGCGCCGCGGGCGCGCAGGCGATCGCCGAGCGGGCGGGTGAATCGAAATCGGGGATGGATGCGGTGGTTGCGATCGTCCCCGACAATATTTTCGCGGCCATGGGCGCGAATGACGTGCTCGCGGTCATGTTCTTCGCGCTGTTCTTCGGCATCGGCCTGATGCTCGTGAACACCCCCCGCACCGAGACGCTGAAGACGGCGATCGAGGGGGTGTTCGAGGTGGTGATGAAGCTGATCGGCCTCGTTATCCAGCTCGCGCCGATCGCGGTTTTCTGTTTCATGTTCAACCTTGCCGCGCAGTTCGGCTGGGATCTCATCATCCGTCTGTCGGCCTTTGTCGGCGTCGTGCTGCTCGCGCTTGCGCTTCAGATGTTCATCGTCTTTCCCATCCTGCTGAAGATGCTGGCAGGGAAATCCCCGGTCCTGTTCTTTCGCCAGACGCAGGAGGCGTTTGTGATGGCCTTCGCGACCGCGTCGTCGAACGCGACGCTGCCGACCGCGCTGCGCGTCGCGCACGACCAGCTGCGGCTGCCCGACAAGGTCGCGCGCTTCGTGCTTACCATCGGCGCGACCGCGAACCAGAACGGCACTGCGATGTTCGAGGGCGTGACGGTGATTTTCCTCGCGCAATTCTTCGGCATCGACCTGACGCTTCAGCAGCAAATCGTCGTGATGCTGGTGTGCATCCTCGGCGGGATCGGCACCGCGGGGGTGCCCGCGGGGTCGCTGCCGGTCATCGCGCTGATCCTCGCGTCGGTCGGCGTTCCGCCCGAAGGCATCGGGCTGATCCTCGGCGTCGACCGCTTCCTCGATATGTGCCGCACGACATTGAATGTCATCGGCGACCTCGTCGCCGCGACGGTGGTGTCGGCCGGGGTGAAGGAGGGGTCGGCGACAGGGGCAGCGCCGCCGACTTAG
- a CDS encoding cytochrome P450, which yields MNAPTNIQPVSSQWSEKRFGPDTLHWLPRNSDSAIDHIPGEDGMPVIGNTLEQLGDYRGFTNRMVAKYGRVYRNNSFGGRSVALHGPEANELVMFDRDKIFSSEQGWGPVLNLLFPRGLMLMDFEKHRADRKILSVAFKPEPMRHYAESLNEGIRDRIGKWSGKTFKFYPAIKELTLDLAATSFLGIPWGPEADKVNKAFVDMVQASIGVVRVPLPFTAMGRGAKGRAYLVEYFGKMVPERRDGTGEDMFSQICRTRDDNGDHMSVEAIVDHMNFLMMAAHDTITSSITSMVWELAKHPEWQDKLREEMLAVSPAGEGVGHNSLGQLEMTEWAFKEALRLVPPVPSFPRRALKDFEYGGYRIPAGTSVGVSPAYTHMMAEHWPDPEKFDPMRFSPEVARERHKYAWVPFGGGAHMCLGLHFAYMQAKIFFHHVVTTHRIVVAEGYAPEWQVLPIPRPKDGLTVSFVPLA from the coding sequence ATGAACGCGCCGACCAATATCCAGCCGGTGAGCAGCCAATGGTCCGAAAAGCGGTTCGGGCCCGACACGCTGCATTGGCTGCCGCGCAATTCCGACAGCGCGATCGATCATATTCCGGGCGAGGATGGCATGCCGGTGATCGGCAACACGCTCGAACAGCTTGGCGACTATCGCGGATTCACCAACCGCATGGTTGCCAAATATGGCCGCGTCTATCGCAACAACAGCTTCGGCGGGCGCAGCGTCGCGCTGCATGGTCCCGAGGCGAACGAACTGGTCATGTTCGACCGCGACAAGATTTTCTCGTCCGAACAGGGCTGGGGGCCGGTGCTCAACCTGCTTTTCCCGCGCGGGCTGATGCTGATGGATTTCGAAAAGCATCGCGCCGACCGCAAGATATTGTCGGTCGCGTTCAAACCCGAACCGATGCGCCACTATGCCGAATCGCTGAACGAGGGGATCAGGGACCGGATCGGCAAATGGAGCGGCAAGACCTTCAAATTCTATCCGGCGATCAAGGAACTGACGCTCGACCTCGCCGCGACCAGCTTCCTCGGCATTCCGTGGGGGCCAGAGGCGGACAAGGTGAACAAGGCCTTCGTCGACATGGTCCAGGCGTCGATCGGCGTTGTGCGCGTGCCTTTGCCCTTTACCGCGATGGGGCGCGGCGCCAAGGGACGCGCCTATCTGGTCGAATATTTCGGCAAGATGGTGCCCGAGCGGCGCGACGGAACGGGCGAGGATATGTTCAGCCAGATCTGCCGCACGCGCGACGACAATGGCGACCATATGAGTGTCGAGGCGATCGTCGACCATATGAACTTCCTGATGATGGCGGCGCACGACACGATCACCAGCTCGATCACCTCGATGGTCTGGGAACTCGCGAAGCATCCCGAATGGCAGGATAAATTGCGCGAGGAGATGCTCGCGGTGTCGCCGGCGGGCGAGGGTGTCGGCCACAACAGCCTCGGCCAGCTCGAAATGACCGAATGGGCGTTCAAGGAGGCCCTCCGCCTCGTGCCCCCGGTGCCGAGCTTCCCCCGGCGCGCGCTCAAGGATTTCGAATATGGCGGTTACCGCATCCCCGCCGGCACCTCGGTCGGGGTCAGCCCCGCCTATACGCATATGATGGCCGAGCATTGGCCCGATCCTGAAAAGTTCGACCCGATGCGCTTCTCGCCCGAGGTCGCGCGCGAGCGGCACAAATATGCCTGGGTGCCCTTCGGCGGCGGCGCGCATATGTGCCTCGGCTTGCACTTTGCCTACATGCAGGCGAAGATCTTTTTCCACCACGTCGTCACCACGCACCGGATCGTCGTCGCCGAGGGCTATGCGCCCGAATGGCAGGTGTTGCCGATCCCGCGGCCGAAAGACGGGCTGACGGTCAGCTTCGTGCCGCTTGCATAG
- a CDS encoding cation:proton antiporter: MVDELVRAIGDIIGAHGPAVNAAQSYAPGDYSIYFFLQIAVILLVCRVVGWLAHRFMGQPQVVGEMIAGVILGPSLFGLFFPEFQAALFPKETRNILYVGAQFGVGLYMFLVGTTLRLDHFQSKAKSAVGVSAAGIVAPFLFAAAITPFLLDIPGLFAEGLGQGSATLFMGACIALTAFPMLARIINERGLANTSLGTLALTAGAFDDAVSWCVLAIVLATFGAGVGVALLAIIGGLGFALFMYFIGRKLLVPLGHAVEAKGELTHGLLAVVLMLYAMSAFFMDAVGVHAVFGGFLLGACMPRGLLTEEIKRKIEPMTVVFLLPMFFTYSGLNTQLTTVNSLSLLAIATGILIVSIAAKFGACWLAARLAGEDNRTALGIGALMNARGLMELIIINIGLQKGIIGPTLFAILVLMAIVTTVMAGPLFELVYGRKARERGELGALGTEDPDDAHASERLAAGPA, encoded by the coding sequence ATGGTCGATGAACTTGTGCGCGCCATCGGCGATATCATCGGCGCACACGGCCCCGCGGTGAATGCGGCGCAAAGCTATGCGCCCGGCGACTACAGCATATATTTCTTCCTGCAGATCGCGGTCATCCTCCTCGTCTGCCGCGTCGTCGGCTGGCTCGCGCACCGCTTCATGGGCCAGCCGCAGGTGGTGGGCGAGATGATCGCCGGCGTCATACTCGGCCCCTCGCTCTTCGGGCTGTTCTTTCCGGAATTCCAGGCGGCGCTGTTCCCGAAAGAGACGCGCAATATCCTTTATGTCGGCGCGCAGTTCGGCGTCGGGCTTTACATGTTCCTCGTCGGCACGACGCTCCGCCTCGATCATTTTCAATCGAAGGCGAAGAGCGCGGTCGGCGTGTCCGCCGCCGGGATCGTCGCGCCCTTTCTGTTTGCCGCGGCGATTACGCCTTTCCTGCTCGATATTCCCGGCCTGTTTGCCGAGGGATTGGGCCAGGGCAGCGCGACTTTGTTCATGGGCGCGTGCATCGCGCTCACCGCTTTCCCAATGCTCGCGCGCATCATCAACGAACGCGGGCTTGCCAACACGTCGCTGGGTACATTGGCGTTGACCGCGGGCGCGTTCGACGACGCCGTGTCATGGTGCGTATTGGCGATCGTGCTCGCGACCTTTGGCGCCGGCGTGGGCGTGGCGCTGCTCGCGATCATCGGCGGTCTCGGCTTCGCGCTGTTCATGTATTTCATCGGCCGCAAGCTGCTCGTGCCGCTCGGCCACGCGGTCGAGGCGAAGGGAGAACTCACGCACGGCTTGCTCGCGGTCGTGCTGATGCTCTACGCCATGTCGGCCTTCTTCATGGATGCGGTTGGCGTCCACGCGGTGTTCGGGGGCTTCCTGCTCGGCGCGTGCATGCCGCGCGGCCTCCTGACCGAGGAGATCAAGCGCAAGATCGAGCCGATGACCGTCGTCTTCCTGCTGCCCATGTTCTTCACCTATTCCGGGCTCAACACCCAGCTGACCACGGTGAACAGCCTGTCGTTGCTCGCGATCGCAACGGGTATATTGATCGTCTCGATCGCGGCGAAGTTCGGCGCTTGCTGGCTCGCGGCACGCCTCGCGGGCGAGGACAACCGGACGGCGCTGGGCATCGGTGCGTTGATGAATGCCCGCGGGCTGATGGAACTCATCATCATCAACATTGGCCTGCAAAAAGGCATCATCGGCCCGACACTGTTCGCGATCTTGGTGCTGATGGCGATCGTCACCACGGTGATGGCGGGGCCCCTGTTCGAACTGGTCTATGGCCGCAAGGCACGCGAGCGGGGCGAACTCGGCGCGCTGGGCACCGAAGACCCCGACGACGCCCACGCCAGCGAGCGATTGGCCGCAGGGCCCGCCTGA